The Triticum urartu cultivar G1812 chromosome 6, Tu2.1, whole genome shotgun sequence genome includes the window GACGCCATGGAGCCCGGCCGCGCCGTGCGCGTCCTCCCCGGCTGCAACCGCGCCTTCCACCAGGACTGCGTCGACCGGTGGCTGGCCATCTCGCCGCGCTGCCCCGTGTGCAACATCTGGGCCACGCCGCAGTCGCCGCGGGCCTCGCCGACGGCGGCCAAGACTGCTCCGGCTCCAGGGTGCTGACATGGGCGCGGCGCGCGCGCGTTCTTGGTTCTTGACGATTCTTGGTCTGGCTCTGAACCTCTGATTACGAAGCCTTCTTGACCAACTCTAGTTAGTTTTCTTGGCTCTTGTGAGTCCTTGTCTGCTAGTACATGGTTGTGTATAGGATTCTTGAACCGGAGACTGCATGTAGTTACTGCGATTCTAGAAAGAAATGAGTAGGCTTTTTGCAGATTTGGTTCCTTTTCTTCTATATCAGATCGTCACATTTGGCCGCATTGGGTCTGTTTGATGAACGAGAAGCAGTAAATGCTGTGAATGAAGATAACAAATTATGATGTTTGATAGCATATCGATCCTATTGATCCGACGTTCTTCAATTCTGATTTTGTCGATTTTGATTCTTCCTTTGAGCTGTCGGTTGAAAACATACTGCAAACGTGTGTTTCAGAATCTGAAGCGGATACTAACATTTGCAGCCTGAGATTACAATTTACAGTGCTAGCGTTATGCCTTCATGGTTCTTTAATCAGAAGATCAGCGGTTACTCTTCTGCTTAAGTTAATTTGCAATTAATTTTCAGATCAAATGCTCCATAGTTGGATTCTTGTTTCCTGTTCTGTGGCATATTGTTATCTTGTGATATTTGTGTGAATTATGAGTACTAGCAGAGCTTGAAGCTTAAATTTCCTTTACATAATGTATGGTGTTTTGCCCTTTCCTCAAATGTCATTTTTTGTTCAGAATTGGGCATCACTATCTGTGGCTCGTTAGGTATGGTCAGATGCTTCAGAATTTAATTTACTTGTGTGAATGAGTCATGGAGCTCATAAGCTCTTAGAAGGCAATGCTCAAGTTTCTTGGTTTTGGACTTGTTGCTGCTTTGCCAGACTGCCCTCCCATGCTATTCTTTCAGTCTAATAAGCTAATCCGCGGCCTGCTGTGTTAGGCTAACGACGTAGGTTTCTCTAGTTCAGATAAACGAACGCTTGTTCAGCTAAGTGTACTGGGTACTGAAAATGGGAATTTCAGATGCTTTTTAGTCAGGTATTTGATCACCAATGGTACAGTTCATACagtcatactccctccgttccaaaatagatgactcaattttgtactaactttagtataaagttgggtcatctattttggaacggagggctTCTTTATGATGTATTCTGTTACACTAACCAATGTCCTCACTGATCGGCTTGAAGTAGGGCTTGTTTTTTACTCGTTCCGTCCTGTAATGTAAGACGTTCCTGAGTGGCTGTTCTTATCATTCAGAAATCAAGACGATCACTTTTAACCAATATACAAAGTGGATGTGGCGGTTTGAGTTAAAAATCTCTCGAATTATGAGCGACCTTTGTCGTCCTTGAACTTTCGTGTTAGCATGTGAACTTTGCAAAGCATTGTGTGACGATGATCCGGCGCTTGTATTATTCATGGAGGGCGAGTATGGTTCATTGTTCTTTTGGAATAGCTCACCACTCATGCCGAATGGTCATCAGAGGGTGTTACGTTTCTTGGTAATTATCCATATCCAGTACTCTTTCAGTGGAGATGTGTATTTAGCCTGTATTAAGATATTTCTGGCAATCATTACAATTAAGTCACATGATCCCAGTGGCATGGCTATAATTCAACATCAGCAGTCTTAACGCACTCACGGCAACCTTATATCCTAGGCCCATAAGGACAAGCAATTGCATACTCATGATTCAAACTCGGATGAAATCATTACGCGAAAGTGAAAGAGTTTAGAATAGAGTGCACCAAACGGTACGTACATGTACATCCCACTAGGCACTAGCAACATTCCACTAACTAGGAGACGGGAGTTGGATAGTACACGTACAATGGTTGGTGCTTGCTAGAGGGGGTCCATGTTAGCAGAGTGCGTGCACTCTTCCTGAACAGAAGCTCTCCACCGGTGACTCCCAACTCCAAAAGCAAACACCAGATGCTCAAGAGACCGATGGTTGAGAAGAGTGGATAGACACCTGACATGTCACTCTCCTCATAAGCTTGCTGAGCTGAACTCAACTCTATAGAGAGGGAGAAGATGATCAAAGGGCGCGCGGCCATGAAGATGATCAAAGGTCCTTGTGTTCGCCGGGGAAGGATGGCAGGCCCGGTCCAGAGCATCACCCGGGCGGAGATCGACCGTTTCTGGAGGAGAAAGAAGCTGGAGGAAGAGGAACGCCGGCTCGATGACGAGAAGGAGGCTGCAAGGATCAAACTCAAGACTCTCAAGGCAAGTATACTGTTACCCCTCATCGTCGGTCAAGAATACTCTGTTAATAATTTGATGATCCCATTTCATTTACTACCTAGTTTATACTTAACTGCATACCCGCTTTAAATCGAAAAAAAAACAGCATAAGCTCTGTAAACCTTAGTATGACATTATTATACAGGTAGTACATGGAAAGAATATTGTATGACAGTGTCATTTCGATACCTTTGCCATTTGTGTTTGTATAATTAATTTGGATTGCTCAAACTCTGTTAAGAGCAGCAAGAAGATTACATGTTTTTTGTACAAAGGATAGACGGGATTATAGACGAGAAAGCAGAGACAagcgagatgatggaggagggaGAGATCGCCAGGAACATTGAGATACAAATTGGCATCAAGCATTGGTAAGCTATTCTTTTTTCTTCGTTCTAATGGTGATCTTGACATGGAGGGCACACCTTTACAAATTACAACGTCTGGCCATATTTCCGTAACCGATGCAAAACAGAAACTATGGAACTACATACTAACTTCTGAAAGTTTGGAAGTGCAGGTGGAGGAAGAGCAGCTGCGCATATCTAAATGAACCAGCAGTAGCATCCGTTGATGATAACAGCAGTTGGAAGGCGAACACCGGATATATTCCGCAGAAGATACAATTTAGGTGCTCCCAGCCAGCACTTTACCAGATGAACGTGGCTGCTTTTGGGATCTTCTAAATGCTGATGCCAAGGATAAAATGTGAGCCATTAGGATGCGTTTTCCTTATGCGTCTCAATATGAATTTGAGTCAGATAATAAGTTTAATGGAAAGGGTACTTTTGAGTAACAAAGAGCAGCCTTATCATTTCACATATTTGGGGATGCAGTGAATTTTAATGAAGCTCTTCTATGTTGCATAGACTACAAGAACTTGTTGGTCCTCAAAGCATCATACAAGCTAATTGACTAGAATGCATATTCTGCCCATGATATGGACACTCAAAATATCCATTAGCAGTAGAATGCAAGTTCTAACATATATGAGTCGTGATTTATTTGAATCACTGCCCTTCACAAATTACTGAACTGATGGGGTTTGTGCTAGTATGTGAAATCAAGCAAATAACCATGAACAAAAACAAAATGACAATACACCATTTGCAATCTAAACATACTGCCGCCGTAACAAAATAAGTGGTTtaagttcaaatttgaactaaaaccacgacatttattttgaaacagagggagtagtaattTTGAGTTCTTGGCCATACAGGAACGTATGAGAGAACAGTAGAACACAGAAGCTAACCAGAAAGACTGCCAAAAGAAATTAGAAGAATGAATGGCACAAGAGCATCATGAACTTGTTACCAATCAGAGAAAAAATTGCTTATGCAATAACCCCAAGGAAATATTTGACTCTCATCCAGGATTACCCTTCAAGCTGAACGAAGAACAATAAAAAAAAGGAAGTTTCATTCCAGGTGTAGTACTTAAAACAAAATAAAGAAGGTAAATGTGGAATTAGCAGAAGGGCAGAACACACAGATAGAGCAAAACATTAATATAACATGTACTTTTTTGCAGTTCTAAGGTATAACCCAACAAAGATCCAAAGTATGTAAACATTCAGCGCTATGCAAAGAATCTAACTAAAATAAGTAATTTCCGGATTTTGTTGTATCATCTTACGGCAACATGATGCCAAACACACTAATTTATGCATGTACGATGCAATATATGCAGTAGAAGCTAGAATTTCCCAGTCTGATAATGGTACAAAGAACAACAAAACCAACTGCCATCATTGCAGAAGATTCCCAGCATTGCATCCCTCGATAAGCAGATTTCACAGGTAAACCGGTTACAATATTTCTGAATATGGAAATACTTCGCATACGCAGCAGGCTTGTAAATATGATGACATAACTGAAGGGCACGAGAGGCCTAGGCCACACCAGCATACAACCATACAACCTCTCTGGCATCTGATTTCAATCGAAAGAACACAAATACACCACACACAGAGAACACTCATCATGCTATTGAACAACAAACACGAAAGGGTTGTCGCGATAAAGTGCAGGCTCAATCCCAGTGTTTTATTAAAAGTAATCTGGACGTTGTGACATAACTCTCAACAAGTCCACTCTCTATCGCTGCCCATCTAACCTGATCTGCATTCTCAAATAAAAGGTTGCACAGATTTTGCACGAAAAGTCCAGTACACCGTTTTCAGCTTCTGCTGTCTGTGAAAACTGAACCACATCAAACAATTGTTTCGATGAATTCAAGGGAGACAACTGAATATTGAAACAGTCCCCATGATACAGCTCAAATTATCCGTTTCCTGTCATGTCAAGCATCTCATCAAGACCCTTCAATCTCTGTAGTCCTTCACTAATTAAAAACTTAATCTTTTGCTTATCATCACAATTGCGATTTTTTTCAATCTCCGCCCGTACTGTCTGCCTCAACTCATCTGGACAAAGAACAACAAACATAATTAGCAAACTTCAAAGATAACAGCACACAGCAGATAAAAGAGCAAGGTTTAAAAATGACAGACCACGAGCATGTTCAGGGGCTCGGCGAGTCATACGCAGTGCCTGCCTATAAAATTTGAGGACACGCGCACGCAAAATGAAAGCCCGTAAATCCATGAATTGAGCCATCGGAGAACACCTTACTTAATAGAAAGCAGTGATCATGCCATTTGGATCCTCCTGACACACTGAATATTCAACAAGAATGGATAAATAAGCAGTAAGTTATAGTACTTATAATGGTATTTGGGCACTTGCGTGATGTACAATTAGTCATTTGTGTCAGATAAATCCTaagaaaattttaaaatattcacCAATAAAAATTAAACAAGTATACTGTATACACAGATATGCTACTGCTTCTACAACAGAAATATTATAAATTGCATCACCAGGCATTacccattctagaatggcaattATGCATCGATAATATATCTTGATGTTCTCAAGAATAACTCCCGAGAGTGCCTATGCTCTTCAGGAATGAAAATCAGCTGATAATGACCAGCCACTCAAACTTGTGCACCATGTCCAACTCGACACGCGGCAAAGAGTAAAAATGCACAGGCTACACTCGGGGAAATAGCATTATGTTATTGACACTCAATAGCCTATCTGGAACAACACATTTCCATCGTACTGTCACGGTCTTATTTTTGCTTGTTCAACAACCATGATCACAGATTTACCTACACGGCCCAGAAATAAGTATGAGTCGGCGACTCGGAAAGCAACTCGTCTGGGTTATTTCAATGGACAACTGATAACTGCTCGTGTCACTCCAAAAGGAACTCCCACCAGCCTCTAGACAATCCAAAGTCCATTCAGGTCACTCAAACGTCTGGCCATCGTAATGCCCAGTGGCAGACGCAGAATTTCCAGAGAAAGTATAAGTTTACAAATGGAAATCAATGTCCATGGAGCAATTAAAGTACGAATTGGTTATACTATTGGGAATCAACAGGAAGGGTTAAAAGGGACAAGTTAAGGGGGGAGAGGGGATTAAGGAGGGCTGCCTCGCtgccggccgccgccgcggccgGAGTCGCCGTCGATTGCCGGGCTGGAGAGGGGGGCGGCTCTGTCGGTAGCAGCTTACAGAGAGGGGGCGGGAGAAGAATGGAGAGAGGATGGAGGGAAGCACCTCGATGGAGGACGCCGCCTGGTCGCTTGAGAGGGCACCGCTGCTCCCCGGGGCGAAGAACCAGAGAGGAAGCCGGATCGAGCTATGGCGGATCCGGTGACCGGCGTCGGGAGGTCGACGCACCTACACGTCCAGCCGCGCTGCTCTGCATCCAAGCCGGGCCATGTATTTTCTTTTAGGGGTACCAAGCCGGGCCATGATGAGTAGAGAGATGGGCCGAACCGAACTGCGGTATAGGCCCATAAGACCAGGTTTAGATCATCTGAATTGAAACATTTCTCCAagtcccccctccccccctacCCACAAAAAAACATTCCTCTAAGAAAGAATCTGAATTGAAAGGTTACCTgaaaacatcttatattttgaGACGAATGTAGTAGCAACGAAGTTGGAAAGAGATGGTTAGGCGGCCGATGACATATCtccctccgccggtgaaggggaggaggggcaacgtttaggccgtcgtcgacagcgagggaggagacccactgccggccgcaccgttatctTTGGCCGAGTgccggcgcgggaggtcctcTGATCCCTTCGTTGTTGCCTGTGgacggatccggcctcccgccgcccacctatccacatcccgacgaccttcaggtatatcttcgttcgaaaccggcttagctctacttccccagctcgctacgtcactgcgtgtgcatcattttctacctctcagcccctctcgataggatggtccaacgtcacatattttttcttcttctattgttagaggtaaagctacttcatggagtcgaatcttgtactccctccgtccgaaaatacttgtcattgtaatggatgtatctagatgtattttagttctagacacatccattttgatgacaagtaattccagacggagggagtacttggttcaaacaagaaataaagtgggggtgggggaatttagtatgtacatcggacttggtacaaacaagaaggaaagggggtgaaagtagtacagactggtcatccaaccggtctcttggtcgaacagagaaatataggggtaactctgtacacagtggtatgaccaggactagatttgctatccacacataggagtaggtggctagagtgaacaaaaatgggaccaacccagatatgtttcttggatgtttgtttctcggggcaacaaactgtGAATCACCATTTTATGCCCCTatttacgtacatggtgctggactgctggtgcacccactgccccatgcccttataccaagTATTTAGGCTCCGTTCGGAATAAAGGGGCAGAAAAAATAGGTCTTAATGAAAAATAGAGGAATAGGAAAGGAATGCAAGTATAAAACTATGGAACAGCGAACTGAAGGAAACTCTCAAGAAAATGTGTTCGGATGGACTACGAAATGTACATATTTATTTTTTTAGAGTAGCATGCTTGGCAGTATGAGATGCTATTTGTTTATTCAGCTGCACAATGACTACTCTTGTCCTCACCTCACGTACCACACATAGGTTGATTTTTTTTATTTCGGCAACACACCGCAGCAACCTGTCTAACGCATGGCAGCGAGCGGCTGCCTCGGGCTTCCGCCCAAAAAATGAGCAGCGCGTGGATGTTTCTAATCCTATGGAATCAGTACTACCAGACCAGCTTTCCTATGAAACAATATTCACCTTTCCCGTGTTCCGAACGGTTGGAAGGGAAAGAATACCGTAGGAATTGTGTTCCTACAAAAATCCTGCACCAAACCTGTGAAACCGAACGTAGCCTTagctgttcttaatctaatgtccctGGTAAAAATGAAGTCATGCCACtattataagccatgacaagtttagccaaatgtttttgcctgtaattgtttgagactctgactgtttcctctgtgcctttttgtgcaaacagggatatccaattcacctggttgctgttgtgaccttttggtgcactgcacaaaactcttcttaaaaaagtgacttttgtgctgtttaactggaatgtcagaatggaacagttggttcattttggtggaactgcacaaagggagatctgtgttccaatcctcatcatccatattggcgccataaccttcctttgggtaagaatgatatttaatgcatgtgttcatctctattttccgactgccatgagaaaataatgatgttttttactagtacacttgtattCCCTCACTGACAAAgccaattctgaattagaaggccaatcatgtacttggtttcaccaactgatgaggagaaagagaaacagagcatgaagaggaagaagaagaataaacagtgccaaggcgatcttgctgaagccagaggcctcagtcgatgccattcaagggctccagcaacgactaccttacatgtgagatgatcctccagggagcccttccacttccgttgtctcacttaattaattaggagtacttaagtaccactaatttattactgcctaattttctTGTTGGAGTTGAACAAATatttagtaggaccctatgctgaatcatgtacgtgtgtatgtttgtctatggaggtgaatcatgtggtggagcagggagggaatattattagtgtcatgacataatagtgctattgttttgcatgtcaatttattaccattggttcaatgaggcaatgttttgcatattgtccatcatgaatttgatgctactgtttgagtaatatgctaatgtcttcctatcctttctcactaagctaatgaaggtttcaccttatgccctacttgtgcaaacagggatcatgttgtgccaattatacattttagtggaactacacaagaaaatacaatgaactgtatcccaaccagtgctttaactctgctggaagttcttgataatctttcgatataatctcagcactggtaaacaagagtgatttcaaccatacatttgaagtgcacaaaaatatatactattgtgtgattccagtgagtgctttatcatctcttatgggactacatgaataagctttttttctcaggttggtacgggcctaaggccttcatccatattagtttgatgtcatctctatttgtatcgtgctactgtcatgagaaactcctttatctttgcacgttaaagttttgcaacctatgataaatggcaatgctttgagtgttgggttgagctaattggcactgattaaataaactaatacctatctttaagcaagactactatgttgctaactttacccattaagataatgagggtgcttctatttgttagtgtatgtttcatcaactaatcccactattacagtaatctcactctctcaatatatgtgccaacagggttgctcgattttggtggaaccgcacaaaaactttgggtgcttcattgcctcgacagcttccgtcctttcctgtcagtcgctaatctccgcttgctttcttcctttgctgtcagtcgcttggcttatctcggcttcgagtcaaaggaaatagtaattgatatgctacctcacataggttggtactggtctttatcctgattattgtgcctatcatatgtattggtaatttggtattgtgctactgtttgccgatttcataaaggagtaatttggagcctgaactcgcaggcaaatcattacatcgggtgatttcagtagaactgcacaaaatgatcagatggacaggtacttatgttgctgctatgtactccaaagttcactcagacaagcatcgatgttgacaagaagtgcctatattcattcgagtatcaaccagcgtcaaccaattgtcaaactccaagtattaggagagtgaacgccaaaaatattgcttggtgcatagcccagaaaaatgcagtccagtctttggtcccaacttgtgccttttggttatcgacacatatggtagcgaactatatggcatggagtctaaagattccagacaagttggttgacgcgtatattcatctggcacttaatcagtctgcacgccaaggatgctccatttcagttgaactgcacaaaaatttgggtggttcattttctcaaccgcctcctttctcgtctgcaatatagaattttggcgagatacaggaccaagatgagctagtaaactagttggatgaaagtagtggccaagttgctcaaacctccctcggcacaaggccactatttgaggataaacctacaagcaaagttcagattgtctgtgctgcctcttatgtactcgaaagtttactcgtacaagaactaattttagcaaaagtacctccgattgaacaccatttaccagtctgtaccctaggtaattaaagttcatccatggatcatattggctgtgatctcaatcatttggatgcataaacatactgaacatgtgtatatctgaatctttttgtgaattatgtatgaatattgccgtgtgatctatcaatcatttggatgcatagatatgctgagcttgtgtatatatgaatcttttgagttgttgatagtgaatgttggctatgaatatgaacttGTCCtttgaacctgagtttgatatgaatgtttaccttttttgttgtatttgtgtgtgaacttgttagtatgcctaatgtggggtataaaacgcatgtctcttataaaagtaatgttgtgtccaatttatgttttcccttctaaccacattatatatatttatattattactattatcgtatatttaaTAGAGACTTATacatacattataaaaacatcccacgtgttattaacttataaaagtaaatgtttaacggaagttggcaaggaaaatcctggttgtttttgactcacaggcaaggaaaatcctggtgactgcgtacaaaagcttgcgaagattttaaggacaaatttaataataacgcgctcatttttattttgagcaataactcgctaatttcttaattatatatataaaaaatgtgcctctccggtttattctttgatattaattgctccttctaacataacattatatatataacgagcccacctaatacatgtatttcaaggaagtgcaaatgggctgggatttcttagaaaatataaatgggcctgattgacgcgaaattatttgttcacccagcccaacaaatggactgtacattctagaaaatatgggttaaatatatgccacatttttgcaggctgcatgtgggccaataggtcgaagcctacgcagggcgttgtcaacttggtcaacaaatgattgtgtcatccacagccattggatttatatccaacggccggcatgcaccttcaatctctcgtcttcttcctccagcgtcgccgggaccgcctggtccggcctccggcggctagcggctctgcttagcacgcatcgctgcgaagcgctaTCCCACcaccggccaggctatccctccacccctcgacacctcctgttattctccacagactacagccccacgccgcaacagaaccagttataacccttctcctcctctcaatctacgactccactgccgcgttttcccatctccgagtcgttcccgtctggggcctcgccgtcgtccaccgcctcgctgcgttcggtgcggcgtggtcaacaaatgagagtcatcggaagaggactgtatgtggagagcctgacggctgggacccacgaggtccatggtcgcacgcaaggaaagttcctccttattaagctgaaattttttttcctccacctgacagctgggatccactggctgtatcttcgcacggaaggaagtgcctccttgttttgcgaaaaaattattcatcccgttgacagctgggacccgtcagatttggtgactgacttgtgggcctactaagcggacgtgtacgcacggctttgtcaacttaatcaacaaatgattctagcagctggaccgttggatgttaa containing:
- the LOC125512285 gene encoding uncharacterized protein LOC125512285; amino-acid sequence: MIKGRAAMKMIKGPCVRRGRMAGPVQSITRAEIDRFWRRKKLEEEERRLDDEKEAARIKLKTLKQEDYMFFVQRIDGIIDEKAETSEMMEEGEIARNIEIQIGIKHWWRKSSCAYLNEPAVASVDDNSSWKANTGYIPQKIQFRCSQPALYQMNVAAFGIF
- the LOC125512286 gene encoding uncharacterized protein LOC125512286; translated protein: MAQFMDLRAFILRARVLKFYRQALRMTRRAPEHARDELRQTVRAEIEKNRNCDDKQKIKFLISEGLQRLKGLDEMLDMTGNG